A genome region from Bacteroides stercoris ATCC 43183 includes the following:
- a CDS encoding alkaline phosphatase → MKKIRKCCVIVLLVVLFPANIFAQERRDKEQTYVLENPYEVNKITPLQGKKIKNVVLMIGDGMSLMHVYSAWTANRGKLFLDNCQAVGLSKTYCANKLITDSGAGGTAIATGQKTNYHSVGVDVEGRPLKSLVDFAVGKDKSAGIAVTCRLWDATPADFCCHNKDRDAEAEIVADYVNSNVDYVFGGGAKLFENREDGRDLFKELRDKGFQTPRSWDELVKIKSGKVFAVPYPVDAPLPDERGDLLARASLKGIELLSQNDNGFFMMIEGSQLDDYGHFNDINLLMQETHDFDRTIGAIYEWAAKDGETLVVVTADHETGGLTLVDGDLKEGKIVCKFSTGGHSGVMVPVYAFGPGAQEFTGIYENTAIFDKIKKLLNL, encoded by the coding sequence ATGAAAAAAATAAGGAAGTGCTGTGTTATAGTATTGTTAGTAGTATTATTCCCTGCTAATATATTTGCACAAGAACGTCGTGATAAAGAACAGACTTATGTGTTGGAGAATCCCTATGAAGTTAACAAAATAACACCGTTACAAGGGAAGAAGATTAAAAATGTTGTTTTGATGATTGGTGATGGTATGAGTCTTATGCACGTATATTCTGCTTGGACGGCTAATCGTGGTAAACTTTTTTTGGATAATTGTCAGGCTGTGGGGCTTTCGAAAACCTACTGTGCAAATAAACTGATTACCGATTCTGGAGCAGGGGGGACGGCCATTGCTACTGGACAGAAAACAAATTATCATAGCGTAGGCGTAGATGTGGAAGGCCGTCCTTTGAAGTCGTTGGTAGACTTTGCTGTAGGCAAAGATAAATCTGCGGGTATTGCAGTTACTTGTCGCCTTTGGGATGCCACTCCAGCTGATTTTTGTTGCCATAACAAAGATCGTGATGCTGAGGCTGAAATTGTGGCGGATTATGTGAACAGTAACGTAGACTATGTCTTTGGCGGTGGTGCTAAACTCTTTGAGAATCGTGAGGACGGACGTGACTTGTTCAAGGAGTTGCGCGACAAAGGTTTTCAAACGCCTCGTAGTTGGGATGAACTGGTAAAAATTAAGAGTGGCAAGGTATTTGCAGTGCCTTATCCAGTGGATGCTCCGTTGCCTGACGAACGTGGAGACCTTCTTGCCCGTGCGTCGTTAAAAGGTATTGAACTTTTAAGCCAAAATGATAATGGTTTCTTCATGATGATTGAAGGTTCGCAATTGGATGATTATGGACATTTTAATGATATTAATCTCTTGATGCAGGAAACACATGATTTCGACCGTACTATCGGTGCCATTTACGAATGGGCGGCTAAGGATGGTGAAACGCTGGTAGTGGTTACCGCCGATCATGAAACCGGTGGTCTTACATTGGTAGATGGTGATTTGAAAGAGGGTAAAATTGTTTGTAAATTTTCTACAGGTGGTCATAGTGGTGTAATGGTACCTGTATATGCTTTTGGGCCCGGTGCACAGGAGTTTACAGGTATATATGAGAATACCGCAATTTTTGATAAGATAAAGAAACTGCTTAATCTATAA